The sequence below is a genomic window from Haloferax mediterranei ATCC 33500.
CCTCTTTACGATGTGATTCTCGGCAGCTGACAGTACTGCCAACCCTTATAACACGGGTCCGTTTGTTTTCGCACGATGGACGGTACGTGGCAGTTTCATCCCATCTTTATCCCCCTCATTGTGTCTGTCCTCTTGGCGGGAGCAATCGCTGCGTACTCGTTTCGATATCGCACGACGACCGGTGCAACTGCACTCGGGACGATTACCGTCGCTTCAGCGTGGTGGTCCGCGTTGTATCTTCTCCAACTTGCCGGAACCAGTGTGGAGTGGCAATTGTTCTGGCTTCGACTGTCATATGTCGGTGTCAGCGTCCTCCCACCCGCGTGGCTCGCCTTCGCCCTCCAGTACGCCGACTCTCGAATCACGCCCACACGGAAGCGGATTGCAATTATCACCGTGCCGTCTGTTCTCTTGTCAGCCATGGTCATGGCGAATCCTCTCCACGGACTTGCGTGGACTGTGACCGGTATCACCGAGTCACCGCTCGTCGTCGTCCAGCGTGAACTCCACCTGTGGTACTACGCCCACGTCGCCTACTCGTATCTGCTGGTTCTTCTCGGGATGTCGGTTCTATTGCGCCGAATCCTTCGGTTGCGGCGAGTCCTCCGAATACAGGGACTCGCTATCTTCGCCGGTGCTGCCGTCTCACTCGCACCAAATATCTACTGGGTCCTGGGTGGTTCGGTACTCAACTACACGTCTATCGCGTTCGCCGCCTCCGGCGTGCTCTTCGCGGTTGCACTCTTTCGATATCGGCTCTTGGACCTCGTGCCAGTCGCCCGGGACACCGTCGTCGAGGAGATGCGAGACGCCTACGTTGTCCTCGACAAGGACCGTCGAATCATCGATTTGAATCCGGCAGCACAGCAACTGCTCTCGTCGCCCGATGATTCTATTGGATGCCATCTCTCGACGGTGGCACCGCCAATCGACGACCTTCTCGAAGACGTACAGGGCGACAGCAGACAGGATACGACAGTCGTCTTCGAGGTAGATGGGGACGGGACCCATCGGTATCTCGAAGTCAGGGCATCGCCGCTTGCCGAAGGTGAAAGCGGGATGGTCGTCACCATCCGTGACGCGACTGAGCGACAGCGTGCTCAGCGGCGATTTCAATCCTCCATCGAACACGCGTCGGATGTCATTGCCGTCCTCGACGAGGAGGGTCGAATCGAGTACGTGAGTCCGCCAATCGAAGAGTTGACCGGACATTCTCCGGACGCACTCATCGGCAAATCCAGTTTCGACCTTGTCGATGACGTGGACCTCGACTCGGTGAAACAGACGTTTTCCCGGATTTGTGAACTGCCGGGGGGAGCCGAACGATTCGAGGCGCGCATTAGCGGCCCCGGAGACGACCCCGTGGTCGTCGAAGGAATCGGACGAAACCTACTGAACGAGCCGTTCGTAGAGGGTATCGTCCTGAACCTTCGAGATATCACCGAACGGACGAAACGAGAACGGAAACTCAGTCGGGCGAACGAGCGACTGGAACGGTTCGCAAGCGTGGTCTCTCACGACCTCCGCAACCCGCTCAACATCGCATCCGGTCATCTCGAACTGGCGCGCGAGACGGGAGACGACGCCCACACAGAGACGGCACAACGCGCACTCGAACGGATGGACGACATCATCCAGGATGCGCTCAGTCTCGCCCGACACGGGCAAATCGTCGAGGACCCGACGCCGGTTCGACTCGGAAACATCGCTTCGCTAGCGTGGGATGTCGTCGTGACGGACGACGCGCAACTCACTATCGAATCGGACGGAACCATCGCCGCCGACCCCGACCGACTCCGGCGGCTCTTCGAAAACCTCGTTCGTAACGCGTTCGAACACGGCGGCGACGACATCAATCTCTGGGTCGGAACGACCGACGACGGATTCTACGTCGAAGATTCGGGAATGGGAATTCCAGAGGACAAACGAGACGACGTGTTCGAGTCGGGGTTTTCGACGAACAGCGGCGGAACCGGACTCGGGCTCGCTATCGTCGCCGAAATCGTGGATGCCCACGGCTGGGACATCTACGTCGAACACGGCCGAGACGGGGGTGCGCGGTTCGTCGTGAGCGGTGCGTCAGTCGACATCGGTGAGACGGCGACGCAGCCGTAGCCGGCAGTGACTTCGAGGCCGAAAAGAAAGCTGTTGAGTCGTGGTGTGACTGCTTACTCGAAGCGGAACGTCGCGCCGTCAGAACTGTCTTCGACTTCGACACCGAGAGCAGTCAGTTCGTCTCGAAGTTCGTCCGCGCGCTCGTAATTACCTGCCTCGCGTTCGGCCTCGCGCACGTCCAAGACGAGTTGCACGAGGTCTTCGGCGACTGAGACGTCGCCCCCGTCGCCCGACTCGCCGAAGGAGAGTCCGAACACCTCGCCACCGAGGGCCTCGAACGTCTCGATTGCCTCGCGGAGAGCGCGATAGTCGTACTCGTCGGCGTCGCCGACGTGTCGGTTGACCGCGCTTGCGAGTTCGAGCAGTTCCGCCATCGCCTCGCGGACGTTGAAGTCGTCGTTCATCGCCTCGCGGAAGTTCTCGCGGGTCTCGTCGACGGCCTTGCGGAGTTCTGTCGCTTCGACTTTCGTCCGCGCGTCGGGACTGTCGCACGCTTCGACGGCGGTCTCGTAGGCGCGTTCGAGT
It includes:
- a CDS encoding histidine kinase N-terminal 7TM domain-containing protein → MDGTWQFHPIFIPLIVSVLLAGAIAAYSFRYRTTTGATALGTITVASAWWSALYLLQLAGTSVEWQLFWLRLSYVGVSVLPPAWLAFALQYADSRITPTRKRIAIITVPSVLLSAMVMANPLHGLAWTVTGITESPLVVVQRELHLWYYAHVAYSYLLVLLGMSVLLRRILRLRRVLRIQGLAIFAGAAVSLAPNIYWVLGGSVLNYTSIAFAASGVLFAVALFRYRLLDLVPVARDTVVEEMRDAYVVLDKDRRIIDLNPAAQQLLSSPDDSIGCHLSTVAPPIDDLLEDVQGDSRQDTTVVFEVDGDGTHRYLEVRASPLAEGESGMVVTIRDATERQRAQRRFQSSIEHASDVIAVLDEEGRIEYVSPPIEELTGHSPDALIGKSSFDLVDDVDLDSVKQTFSRICELPGGAERFEARISGPGDDPVVVEGIGRNLLNEPFVEGIVLNLRDITERTKRERKLSRANERLERFASVVSHDLRNPLNIASGHLELARETGDDAHTETAQRALERMDDIIQDALSLARHGQIVEDPTPVRLGNIASLAWDVVVTDDAQLTIESDGTIAADPDRLRRLFENLVRNAFEHGGDDINLWVGTTDDGFYVEDSGMGIPEDKRDDVFESGFSTNSGGTGLGLAIVAEIVDAHGWDIYVEHGRDGGARFVVSGASVDIGETATQP